The genomic region TGCCCCTTTCTTCAGACCGAAGGAACGGACGGCGTGGACCATCTGGTCCGGCTCGCCGCCGATGTCTGCAAAGCGCCGATGGCCGGACTCGCCCTGGTGGAGAGCGGGCGAGTTCTTTGGCGCTCCGGGGTCGGAATGGGCGGCGGCGAGAGCGCATTCTGCCTGCGCGCGCTTTCCCAGGACGCCCCACTGACGATTGGGAACGCATGCGAGGACGCTCATTTCCACGACCATCCCTGGGTCGTGGGGGAGCCGCATGTCCGCGCATTCATCGGCGCCCCGCTGCTGGCGCTGGACGGGAAGCCGCACGGCGTCCTGTGCATCTGGGATACGCATCCCCGGTCGTTTTCCGAGAGCGACATTCGCGCCGTCGCCGGTTTGGGGCGCGCGCTGACGGCGCATCTCGACCTGCTCTCCCATACCGCCGCGCTGGAAAGCCGCCTGATCCGTTATGGCGAGGACGAGGCGTTGCTCCAGGACCAAATCAACTGGATCAACAATTACGGCCGGGACCTGGAGGTGCGGGCCGCGCGTCTGGAGGCGATCAATGCGCGTCTAGAGGCCCTGGCGAAGCTCGACGGCATGACCGGCCTCAAAAACCACCGCGCCTTTCAGGAGCGCCTGGAGACCGAATTCCAGCGCGCCGCGCGGTATAGCATGCCGCTTTCACTGCTGCTGCTGGATGTGGATCACTTCAAATCGTTCAACGACTCCTACGGTCATCTGGCGGGGGATGAAGTGCTGAAGGCGCTGGCGCAGGTGCTTCAGGAGAGCGCGCGCGGTCTGGATTTTGTCGCGCGTTACGGCGGCGAAGAGTTTGTGATGATCCTGCCCCACGCCGACCACCTCGGCGCCATCGGCATCGGCGAGCGGATGCGCACCGGCATCGAAGCCGCCGCCTGGCCGAACCGCCCCATCACCGCCAGCATCGGCGTCGCCACCCTCACACGCGGCATGGAGCGCCCCAGCGACCTGATCGCCCAGGCCGACCGCGCCCTGTACGCCTCCAAAGCGAACGGCCGGAACCTCGTGACGCATGCGAAGAATTTGGTGGAGGAGTGACCGCTCCTCCCGAGTGACCGCCTCCGGGGCTTCGCGCTACCCCTCCTGGGCAAACCCACTCCGGCGCTTCAGGTGCCCCCCGGCAAACCCACCCCGGCCCTGCGGGCCACCCCTCCCTTGCAAACCCACCCCGGCCTTCGGGTGTCCCTCCCTGGCAAACCCACCCCGGCCCTTCGGGCCACCCCTCCCGCCGACGGGAAGGGTTATTACAGAGCGTGTTATCGCAAGCAGCTTCTGTAAGAGGCAATCCTACAAACCCTTCCCGTCGGCGGGAGGGGTGGCGCGAAGCGCCGGGGTGGGTTTGCAAGGGAGGGACACCCGAAGGGCCGGGGGTGGGTTTGCCAGGGAGGGGTGGCGCAAAGCCCCAGGGTGGGTTTGCCGGGGAGCACGCGAAGCGCGGGGTGGGTTTACCGGGGAGCGCGCGGAACGCGGGGGTAGGTCACCCGGGAGCGCCGGGCGGGTTTGCCAGGGCCGGTCACTCATGTCCCGCCGTCGCCGCCAGCCCCTCGTCCACCATCTCCACCGTCGGTTGTCCGTCGATATCGCGCCAGACGCCGCAGGGCGCGCCGTCGGCGCTGGCGTCGAGTTCTACCGTGCTGCCGTCCATGCGCAGGGCGGGGTGGTAAAACGCGCCGACTTGCTCGGCGTTTCCGGCGATATAGTGGCTGATCAATGAGCGGCGGAAGCGATCGGGGGTGGTGTTGGGGAAGCTGCCGTGGATGAGGCTGCCGTTGAAGAAGAGCACGTCGCCGGCCGCCATGAGGATGGGCGCGGGCGGCGTCTGGGCGGGAACGGGGACGGTGACGTCCGTGAAGCTGAGGGTGGTGTCGGCGCGCTGCGGGCACAAGAGGGGTAGGGCGTGGCTGCCGGGGACCGCCTGCATGCAGCCGTTGGCTTCGTCGCAGGGGTCCAGGGCGAGCCATGCGGCCATGCAGGTGCCGGGCTGGACGCGCAGATAGAAGTTATCCTGGTGCAGCGCCTGGCCGCGCGCGCCGGCGGGTTTGAAGTAGAGCATCGTCTGCACGGCCAGCGGCTCGACGCCGAGCAGTTGAGTCAGGACATTGTTCAGGCGGGCGTCCAGCAGCCAGCGCAGGCTCGTCTCGTCCCAGCGGTGCATGTGGATCATGCGCGGGAAGCGCTTCAGCGGATCGCTGCTTGTCAGGTCCACGCCCCCGAAATCCCCCGGATATGTTCCCGCCGCCCGGAGCTCCATATAGTGCTCGCGCAGGGAGGCGACTTCTTCGTCGTTGAACAGCGCGGGGACCACCAAAAAGCCGTCGCGCTCGTAGCGCGCCTTCGCTTCGCCGTCTAACTGCCCCATCCCGTTCATGGCTTTCTCCTGAGTTCCGTGTGGTCCTTGACCGAATAATGCTTTGCGTGCGGCTTGACGTGCGCCACCGTTCGCTGAATGCGCGGCTTGGCCGCCTCGGCGTACAGCGCCGCTCCCGGATGCCCCAGCGTGGTCCGCACGACCATGCCCAGGATCGCAAGGATCCCGACCAGAAGCGCCACGGGGCCGATCAACGCTCGTTTTGTTCCTTCCATGTCTCCATCAGACACGAAATCGATTGAAAAGTTACGTATTCCTATGACAAATCTTTTGCTGTCCCCGGCGCCGCGCTCTCATCGCTGGCCGATGCTCATATTATGATACAATAAGATCCTGAGATGAAGCCCATCTGTGGGGCTTTTTCCCGCCGTGTTTTTTGGAGGCGCTTTTTTGCTCATCATTCGCGACCTGGTGAAGGTCTATCCCGGCGGCGTGACGGCGCTGCACGGCGTCTCACTGGAAATCCCTCACGGCATGTTCGGTCTGCTCGGCCCGAATGGGGCTGGGAAAAGCTCGCTGATGCGGATCCTCGCGGGCGTGCTGGAGGCAACTTCGGGAACGGTGGCGCTCGACGATCTCGATGTCCTGAAGCGTCCGGATCGCCTCTGGCCCCAGCTGGGTTTCCTGCCGCAGGAGTTCGGCTTTTATCCCCATTTGACCGGCGCGGCCATGCTGGACTTTCTGCTGAAGATGAAGGGCGTCGAATCGTATCTGACGCGCAAGGAGCTGACATCGGAGCTGCTCGCGCGCGTCAACTTGACGGGCGCCGCGCATCAGCGGGTCAAGGAGTACTCGGGCGGCATGCGCCAGCGCCTTGGGATCGCGCAGGCGATCGCCGGGAATCCGCGTCTCTTGATTGTCGATGAGCCGACGGCGGGGCTGGATCCGGAGGAGCGGCAGCGCTTCTATCGCATCCTTACCGAACTCGCCGCCGACCGTACGGTGCTGCTCTCCACCCATATTGTCGAGGACGTCGCGGTGCTGTGCCCGCGCTTCGCGATTATCCGCCAGGGGCGCGTGGTCGCGCAGACGACCCCGCAGGACGCGCGCGCCATGGTGAACGGGATGGTCTTCGCGGGACGCGTCGAGGCCGCCTGGATGGATGAGTTCCGCCGGCAGTTTCTGGTGCTCCAGGAAACCGTGGTCGAGGGTGTCTACCATGTGCGGGTTTTGGCCGCCTTGGGGGCCGGCCCCGCCGGCTTTCCGCCGTCGCCGCCGACACTGGAGGACGCCTATCTGGCGCTGATCAGCGGCCGCCTGGCGCCGCCTCCGCCGATCGCGCCCATCGTCCCCCCAGCCGCGACGGCGGCGTCGGCTCCCGCGCCTCCCGCGTCCCGCGAGGAGGCGTTATGACGACGGCCACGCCCGCTCCCGTTTCGCCCGCTCGCCCCTCGGTTGGGAATGAGCCCACGCTGTCAAAACGCGTCTTTCGTATCCTGTCCATTGTCCGGCTGGACCTTGCCGCCGCGCTGCGCCGGCCGATGTGGTGGACGTGGATTGGGCTGATCGCTTTGATGGCGCTGGTCCTTTCGCAGAACGCCCTGCTCATGCTGCCGCAGGGCGACAGCGCGGTGGGCGGCAAGCAGACCTGGGTGACATCCGAGTTCGCGGTCGCCTGCGACACCGTGATCCTCGCCATTCTGTTTCACGCCTTCTTTATCACGATTATCGCGGGCTTGACGGTGATCCGCGATGAAGAACAGCAGGTCGGCGAGATCCTGCACGCCACGCCCCTGACGCCCGGCGAGTATATCTGGGGGAAGTTTCTCGCCGTGCTCGCGGCGATATTTCTGGCGCTCATCGCCCAGTATGCGCTTTTCGCCGTGTCCAACCATCTGTATCCACACAATGGGACGCCGGAGCTTCATGGCCCGTTCGCCATTGGCAATTACCTTCGCCCCGCGATCGAGTTTGCCGTTCCGCAGTTTCTCTTTCTGGGCGGCGTGTCGTTTATGATCGGCGAGCGAAGCCGGCGGCCCATTTTGGTGTTTGTGCTTCCCGCCGCGATTCTTTTGCTGTCCGTTTTTGTCCTGGGACATGAGAGCGACAGTCGTTTGACCAGTCCGCTGGCCAGGCATTTGCAGATGTGGTGCGATCCGACCGGGCTGGCCTGGCTCAGACGGACGTGGTTCGATGTGGACCGAGGTGCGGACTTCTACAATCATCACCGTGTGATTCTCGACTCGGCGTTTCTGACCAGCCGCCTTGTGTTCTCCGCGCTAGGTTTGGGAGCCGTCGCGTTCAGCCAGGCGAAGTTTGCGGGAACGCTGCGGCGTTCGGCGAGATCAGGGCGCAAACCTCGCGCGCGCCGGGCGCGTCCGGCGCCGGCGGCCTGGCGTCCCGTGGAGGCTTCCAAAGTCGTCACCGCGCCGCTGGCGCGGCTGCGGATGCAGTCGGGGACCCCCCGCTGGCTCGCCTCGGCGCTCGCGGTCGCGTCCATCGAGGCGCGGGAATTGTGGACGCAGCCGGGTCTCTATCTATTCATCCCGCTGATCGTGCTGTTCACGACGACATCTTCACTGGACGCCACCGGTATGCTGGACACGCCGCTGCTGCTGACGGCCGGAACGCTGGCGGAGCGGCAATTCAGCTCCATCACGGTTTTCCTCGCATTGATCCTGATCGTCTACACGGTGGAATCACTGGAGCGTGAAAGGGCGTGCCGGTTTCTGGCGATCCGTAACAGCCTGCCGATTTCGACCTCCGGGATGCTGCTGGGGAAGTTTCTGACCCTTAACTGCGTGGCGCTGGCGGTCGCTGGATCCTGCCTGCTCGTCGATCTGGTGATTTTGATGCGGCAGGGGCATGTCCCGGTTGTCGTCTGGCCGTTTGCCTTGCTCTGGGGAGTTCTGGGGTGGCCGACGGTCTGGATGGTTATCGCCGGAACGATGGCCGCCTATAGCGTGACCCGGTCGCGCGCGGGCGCCTACGTCCTTGGCCTCTGCGCGCTGATCCTGTACACCGTGCCCGGCGCGGATTTGAGCTGGGCGGGAAATTTAGCTCTGGCGGACGCGGTGCACTGGAGCGATCTCAGCGTGCTGGAGATGGACCGTCACGGGCTGATCCTCAATCGCCTGATCGCCCTGGGCGCGGTGTTCTTTTACGGCGCCGTTGCGGTGCGATATTTTCCAAGGCGCGAGCGCGACCCCGTCCAGTGGGCGACGGCGATGCGTCCTGGTCCCATCTTCCGCTCGGCGGCGCTGATGCTGCTCTTCGCCCTTCCCGCTTTCGTGGGGACGTTTGTTCTGTTTCAGAATGTGGTCCGCGGGCAGGGCGGATCCGTGGTGGCGGACGCGGAGAAGAACTACTGGAAGAAGAACATCAATACCTGGCGCGATGCGTCCATGCCGGGTGTGCGGGCCGCCGATCTTTCCGTGGACATCTACCCGGATTCGCGCTCGTTTCGCGTCCGTGGCTCCTATCAGCTGTTCAATAAAGACAGTAAGCCGCTGGCGCATATCCCCATGACCTGCGGGTTTCAATGGAAGCATCTCCACTGGACCCTGGACGGCAAGCCCTATCAGCCGACGAACCTCTCCGGCGTTTACGTCATCACGCCGGATCCGGCCCTGCCGCCGGGAAAATCGGCGCTGCTCGGATTCTCCTACGATGCGCCCGATCCCGGTATCAGCAAAGGCGGGAAGGGACTGACGGAATTCGTGCTTCCCTCGGCGGTGGTTCTGACGAGCTTCAGCACACGCTTTGTCCCGCGCATCGGATACGATCCGGAGATCGGGGTCAATGACGATAACGAATCCGATCCGGCGGACCTCTCCGTCACAGGTATCCCCGAGTCCCACGGTCCGCTGTTCGGCGCACCGACGCCGTTCATGCTGAGCATGCGGGTGACCGCGCCGGCAGACTTTGCCGTTAACTGCGTGGGAGATAAAGTCGGAGATCAGGTCCAGGGCGATCGCCGGACGACCGTCTGGCGCAGCGCGCATCCCGTTTCCGACTTCAATATCGTCGGTGGCCGCTGGGCCGTGCGCCGCGTCCCGGGTGTCGCCGTGTTCTACCATCCCGGTCATGGCGAAAATGTGGGCGATATGCTGAGCGCGCTGGCGGAGGCGCGGCGCAAGTACTCCGCCTGGTATGCGCCTTATCCGGATCGCGAGCTCAAGCTCAGCGAATATCCGGCGCTGGCCGGCCTCGCCCAGAGCTTTCCGACCAATATCACCTTCGGCGAGGAGATGGGCTTTCTGACGCAGACCGATGACGACGCAAACGCGCCCTTCGCGGTCACTGCCCACGAAGCCGCGCATCAGTGGTGGGGAACCATGGTTGTTCCCGGCGACGCGCCGGGCGGCAATGTTATCAGCGAAGGCATGGCTCAGTTCTCGGCGGTGATGCTGATCGACGCCGTGAAGGGCGACGCCGCGCGCCAGGCGTTTTTGCGTGAGATGGAGTCGGAGTATTTCAAGGGGCGCAGCGTGGACTCGGAGCTATCCCTGGCCTGGACCGACGGATCCAAGTCCGGCGACCAGGCGGTCACCTACGACAAGGGCGGCTGGGCCTTTTACATGCTAGCCCAGCAGATGGGCTGGGCGAACGCGCAGCGCGGCTTCCAAAAGTTCCTCGCCACATATCGCCACAGCGACAAGACGCCCACGCTGACCAATCTGACGGATACTCTGCGCGAGTTCGCGCCCGATAAGACGGGATTCGATGACGCCGTTCAGCTCTGGCTCCACCAAACAGACATTCCCGAATATCAACTGTCCGATGTCCATCGAAGCCGCATGCGTGACGGTCGATGGCTGGCGACGGCGCAGGTCAAAAACATTGGCGGCGGCCGGCCGGTCGTGGAAGTCGGCGCATGGATTGAAAAGAGCGGATCCACACAGGCGCAGTGGCGCCTCGGGCCGATGACACCGGGAGAAGACTCCACGGGAAATTACAAATACGTCGGGCCGGGCAAGCCGACGCGTATTGTCGTGGACCCGAACGTAAAGACGCTGCAAAGAAATCGGGAGAATGCGACTTATCGGTTTTGAGTAATAGTGGCGGTGTTTTGGATGGCCCTCCCCCCACGGCCCCTCTCCCAATTTTGGGAGAGGGGGAGTCAGAGGGAGTTTTTTATTTGGATCTTTGATCCAATATCTTACTCCTAACCCTCTCCTAGAATTGGGAGAGGGTGGCGCGAAGCGCCGGGTGGGGGCCATTCTCTCAAATCGGGTGCGGGGCGACTCGGACGGTGAAGGGGAGGGTGTGCAGGACTCCGGCGCGCTGGAACTGGAGCCAGCCGCGATAAAGACCCGATTCCGGCAGGCGCAGGACGAAATGCAGCTGCGCGCGCGCTTGATCGCCGGCGCCCCAGTCGGCGGGGTGAGAGTGGACGAAGGCGTGGCTGCGCTGGCTGATCAGCACCATGTGCGCGGGCGCGCCCAGCCAGGGCTCCAGCTGCGTGACGGGAGCGCCCAGCTTGTCCGTCAACTGCACCGTCAGGTTGGCGTCCTGGCGCGCGGCGAGCAGAGGAGCGGACAGAGTCGCCTGGATCTCGTCATCCTGCGCGGCCGCCAGCGGCGCGCCTTTGGAAACGGGGGGCGCGGGCGCGGTCAGCGTGAACGGCGACGGGGCCGGCCCGGACACATCGATGGACGCCGTTGCGAGCTGCGCCCCGGCATTTTTGGGAGCCATGTCGGCGTATAAACGCCAGGTTCCACTGGTCGGGAATGTGGTTGTGTGGGTGAACGTTCCGTCGGGTTGCAGCACGGGATGCTCGTGCGAGAAGTCGCCCAGGTCGTCGCGGACCATGATGAAGTGCATCTTCTTTTCATGCACCGTTTCAAAGTCCGTGATGCGCTGGCCGGTGCGGCTGTCCACGACGCTGAGCGCCATCGTCACGGACTGGCCGGCGCGCGGGCGCGCCGGCTTGGCGCTGACGACGAGACGGTAGGGCGCAGCGCTGGGATCCAGGGCGTCTCCCACCGCGACATCGTAACGCAGCGCGATCGGCGCGCCGCCATCGGCGGGCGTCGCGGCGACATCGAACCGGTACTGCCCCCCATGCGGAAACGTCGCCGTGAAGTTGTACACCCCCGCCGTTTTCGACGGCGTCAGGGTCGGCGCGATCTGCGGCATCCCCGCCATCGCCGGCATCGAGATCCGGCATGAGACGGTTTTGCAGGGCAAGCCCGCGCCGAAGAGAAACGGCAGCGCGTCTTTGTTGCTGGGATCCGGTGGCGGCACGCGCATCACCAGGATCGAAAACGCCGTCTCATCCCCCGCCGACACCCCCTCCGCCGGCGCGCGCAGATCCCCGACGATATCCCCCTGCCGCGCCGAAAACTCAGTGGCGTGCGCGCGGGCGACGCGCGGGGCGAGAGCGGGGATCGCGATCATCACGGCTAGGGGGGCGGCCGCTTGGCGAAATGATTTCAAGAGCATGGGCGTCGGGTCTTCTTTGTCCGTCAATTGGGAAGATAGCGCTGAAAATCGGACAGTGAGATGGGCGCGTCCGGATCCAGAATTTTGTACAGCGGAACATCGCCGTAAAACGACGCCCACGTCGTGTAGGTGCTGGGCGCGCCAAGAATATAGTCGCAGCCGGCCAGCGCGTACATATCTGATACCATGTTTCCCGGTCCGGACGTTACCGGGACGGAGGGCAATGTCGAGAGATCCTGCGGAAGGTTGGAGCAGAGGAGAAATCCGACGCGCTTGGCGGGAAATAGTTCCTGCACGCGGCGCATGACGGCGTCGTATTGCTCCAGGGTGTAGTAATAACGGCCGCCGCAGAATTCCTGGTAGTCGCCATGGCGAACATGGACGCCGACCAGCACATCGGCGTCTTTTCGGCCTTTGGCGAGAACCTGCTGAACATCCGCCTCTCTTGCGGCGACCGGCCGGAAGTACGCGCGAATCGCGTCGGCGTGCTTTTTCACATTATCCGCGCTGCGAAACTCCCAGCCCTCGATACAAACGATCTTCCGGCGCGCCTTCGCGACAAAATCGGGCGAGCCGATATCCATTGATTGCCCTTCGGGAAGCGAAACCTTTTCCGCGAAGACTTTCACCGGCCCCTGAATGCGCGAGTCGGCGGCCAGGCTGATCCGATGCAGGGCCCTCCGCAGCCGAGGCGTGACGGGCAGGCGCAGTCGGCGCGCGGGGAAACGGCAGGCGATATCGGCGCTGGTCGTTTCAAAGAGATCCGCGTATTCGTCGAAGGCAAGGTTCGCGACGGCGATCCCATGCTCCCGGCCAACAGCGATAAAGTGCGCGAAGAGACAGAGCCTATTTCCCAGCTGTCCAAATTTGTGGGAGATAATGATCATGATGGCCTGTAAGGCGCTTTTTAACGATGGATC from Capsulimonas corticalis harbors:
- a CDS encoding ABC transporter permease/M1 family aminopeptidase; its protein translation is MTTATPAPVSPARPSVGNEPTLSKRVFRILSIVRLDLAAALRRPMWWTWIGLIALMALVLSQNALLMLPQGDSAVGGKQTWVTSEFAVACDTVILAILFHAFFITIIAGLTVIRDEEQQVGEILHATPLTPGEYIWGKFLAVLAAIFLALIAQYALFAVSNHLYPHNGTPELHGPFAIGNYLRPAIEFAVPQFLFLGGVSFMIGERSRRPILVFVLPAAILLLSVFVLGHESDSRLTSPLARHLQMWCDPTGLAWLRRTWFDVDRGADFYNHHRVILDSAFLTSRLVFSALGLGAVAFSQAKFAGTLRRSARSGRKPRARRARPAPAAWRPVEASKVVTAPLARLRMQSGTPRWLASALAVASIEARELWTQPGLYLFIPLIVLFTTTSSLDATGMLDTPLLLTAGTLAERQFSSITVFLALILIVYTVESLERERACRFLAIRNSLPISTSGMLLGKFLTLNCVALAVAGSCLLVDLVILMRQGHVPVVVWPFALLWGVLGWPTVWMVIAGTMAAYSVTRSRAGAYVLGLCALILYTVPGADLSWAGNLALADAVHWSDLSVLEMDRHGLILNRLIALGAVFFYGAVAVRYFPRRERDPVQWATAMRPGPIFRSAALMLLFALPAFVGTFVLFQNVVRGQGGSVVADAEKNYWKKNINTWRDASMPGVRAADLSVDIYPDSRSFRVRGSYQLFNKDSKPLAHIPMTCGFQWKHLHWTLDGKPYQPTNLSGVYVITPDPALPPGKSALLGFSYDAPDPGISKGGKGLTEFVLPSAVVLTSFSTRFVPRIGYDPEIGVNDDNESDPADLSVTGIPESHGPLFGAPTPFMLSMRVTAPADFAVNCVGDKVGDQVQGDRRTTVWRSAHPVSDFNIVGGRWAVRRVPGVAVFYHPGHGENVGDMLSALAEARRKYSAWYAPYPDRELKLSEYPALAGLAQSFPTNITFGEEMGFLTQTDDDANAPFAVTAHEAAHQWWGTMVVPGDAPGGNVISEGMAQFSAVMLIDAVKGDAARQAFLREMESEYFKGRSVDSELSLAWTDGSKSGDQAVTYDKGGWAFYMLAQQMGWANAQRGFQKFLATYRHSDKTPTLTNLTDTLREFAPDKTGFDDAVQLWLHQTDIPEYQLSDVHRSRMRDGRWLATAQVKNIGGGRPVVEVGAWIEKSGSTQAQWRLGPMTPGEDSTGNYKYVGPGKPTRIVVDPNVKTLQRNRENATYRF
- a CDS encoding FixH family protein produces the protein MLLKSFRQAAAPLAVMIAIPALAPRVARAHATEFSARQGDIVGDLRAPAEGVSAGDETAFSILVMRVPPPDPSNKDALPFLFGAGLPCKTVSCRISMPAMAGMPQIAPTLTPSKTAGVYNFTATFPHGGQYRFDVAATPADGGAPIALRYDVAVGDALDPSAAPYRLVVSAKPARPRAGQSVTMALSVVDSRTGQRITDFETVHEKKMHFIMVRDDLGDFSHEHPVLQPDGTFTHTTTFPTSGTWRLYADMAPKNAGAQLATASIDVSGPAPSPFTLTAPAPPVSKGAPLAAAQDDEIQATLSAPLLAARQDANLTVQLTDKLGAPVTQLEPWLGAPAHMVLISQRSHAFVHSHPADWGAGDQARAQLHFVLRLPESGLYRGWLQFQRAGVLHTLPFTVRVAPHPI
- a CDS encoding phytanoyl-CoA dioxygenase family protein, whose product is MNGMGQLDGEAKARYERDGFLVVPALFNDEEVASLREHYMELRAAGTYPGDFGGVDLTSSDPLKRFPRMIHMHRWDETSLRWLLDARLNNVLTQLLGVEPLAVQTMLYFKPAGARGQALHQDNFYLRVQPGTCMAAWLALDPCDEANGCMQAVPGSHALPLLCPQRADTTLSFTDVTVPVPAQTPPAPILMAAGDVLFFNGSLIHGSFPNTTPDRFRRSLISHYIAGNAEQVGAFYHPALRMDGSTVELDASADGAPCGVWRDIDGQPTVEMVDEGLAATAGHE
- a CDS encoding ATP-binding cassette domain-containing protein translates to MLIIRDLVKVYPGGVTALHGVSLEIPHGMFGLLGPNGAGKSSLMRILAGVLEATSGTVALDDLDVLKRPDRLWPQLGFLPQEFGFYPHLTGAAMLDFLLKMKGVESYLTRKELTSELLARVNLTGAAHQRVKEYSGGMRQRLGIAQAIAGNPRLLIVDEPTAGLDPEERQRFYRILTELAADRTVLLSTHIVEDVAVLCPRFAIIRQGRVVAQTTPQDARAMVNGMVFAGRVEAAWMDEFRRQFLVLQETVVEGVYHVRVLAALGAGPAGFPPSPPTLEDAYLALISGRLAPPPPIAPIVPPAATAASAPAPPASREEAL
- a CDS encoding sensor domain-containing diguanylate cyclase, whose amino-acid sequence is MNDASRTQPIIECPFLQTEGTDGVDHLVRLAADVCKAPMAGLALVESGRVLWRSGVGMGGGESAFCLRALSQDAPLTIGNACEDAHFHDHPWVVGEPHVRAFIGAPLLALDGKPHGVLCIWDTHPRSFSESDIRAVAGLGRALTAHLDLLSHTAALESRLIRYGEDEALLQDQINWINNYGRDLEVRAARLEAINARLEALAKLDGMTGLKNHRAFQERLETEFQRAARYSMPLSLLLLDVDHFKSFNDSYGHLAGDEVLKALAQVLQESARGLDFVARYGGEEFVMILPHADHLGAIGIGERMRTGIEAAAWPNRPITASIGVATLTRGMERPSDLIAQADRALYASKANGRNLVTHAKNLVEE